The Pichia kudriavzevii chromosome 3, complete sequence nucleotide sequence CAACAGCAGCACCTTTAGCATTTTCCTTTGTATCTTTGACTAAACAAGCAAATGCAATGATGAAAGAAACACCTTGACCGATTGCACCGGTTAAAAACAAAGCTCTTCTACCAACTCTTTCGATAAGGAAGAAAGAAGGAATGGTGAAAAGTGCATAGACAGTAGCAAAAATACCACCTAAGACTAAGGACAACCTTCTACTTAGTCCAACAgtgttttcaaacaaaacgGTAGAATAGTAGATAGCTGCATTACAACCAGTGAATTGTTGGAAAAATTGACCAGAGGAACCAATAAGCAATCTGTTTAAGTATTGATGCTTGGAAGGAGTGAAAAGTTCCTTAAGGGAAACACCTTTAGAGAATCTGTTGTTAGCATCTCTAACAAGAATAACTTCTTCTAACAAATCTGGGTCATTGATTGAAGTGTCATGGAGTTGGGCCAAGACATAACGTGCTTCTTCGATCTTATCTTTGGTGATTAAGAATCTTGGAGATTCAGGTAAGCCAATcataaagaagaaaacaactGTTGCGAAAACAATCTGCAAAGCAATTGGCAATCTCCAAGAAACAGATCCATTTGCATATGataaaccaaaatcaatcCAATATGCAATAAAAGTACCGACAGCCACCATGGAACCTTCTAAATTAACCAATAAACCTCTGTTTTTAGCCTCAGAAACTTCGGATTGATACATTGGGATTGTTGCGGTGTTGAAACCGTTACCAAAACCAGTTAAACTTCTTGCAATAACAAAATGACCTAAAGCCCAGTGGCCTCTGAATgggaaaatggaaataaaGGTACCAATGACAATAacaaaacaaccaaaaagaatgaGCTTCTTTCTACCTAACTTATTACCGAAATACATTGCACATAGAGcaccaaagaaacaaccTAATTCATAACAGGAAGTGACGGCACCTTGAACGACAGTAGCATGATGGGTACCACCACCAACTGCAGGGAAGgttctttcaaattgagGCGCTGTAATAATACCAGACATCAAACCTTGATCGTAACCGAAAAGAGAGAACCCAACAACACAACAGAATGTTATTGCATACTGTAATTTGTTACCCCTGAGACCCAATGTGGAATAATCTGAGAGAATTCCATATTTGGTCATTGGGAAATGGTCTTCTTCAAGATCTGGCAGTAGTGGAACATAGTCTGGGTTTTTCTCGTTTGGAATTGGGGTTTCTTGATTATTGGATTGTTGGTCTAGCTTGTTGTCATCAAAGTAAGACCCACCTTGTTCGTCTGACGAAGATTGTGATTTGTTCGACATTTCTATAGGTTTATTCTAAAGAATATATAATAGAATGTCCAATTGTTGGTAAAAGGGAAACAAAAGGGTAAAGGAAATAAAGATATATAACCTGCacagcaaaagaaaagttacTTCAGGGTAATGGGGGGAACACCGCTCATTATAAATATTTGACCTAGTGGATCTGCAAGAGAAAGTATACATAGCAATCGGTCACAAACAGTGAGTGACTTACAGATGTTGTAATTTGTGAAAATCTTTTCCTAATACACTTTTCATGGATGTTCAAAACAACAAGGACAGGCTCTGTGTCCGAAATAGGCAACTCCCATTGTTCGCACTTTGAAACTTTCTATTGTCTCCATGCTCTCCCTCCAACCTGAACCCAATGCGCGTCGGGTTAAGAGAGGGCTCATTGCAGTATTGCCGCTTACGCAATAGTGCTGTGACGTATGCGCCACGTCAAAAgtgggaaaaaaaagaaaaaacaaagtcCAGGGACCGCTGGAGTTATGTGTGGCTGACGTCATGCGCTACCGCAATAGGTAATTCTTCCACCCCGGGCGAAGGCGGGGGGAGGAGGGGGCGGGAAGAGGGTTTCTTTTTGGGGTTTCCCTTGTCTCCCATTTCTCCCTTGTCTCCCATTTCTCCCATTTCTCCCATTTCTCCCATTTCTCCCATTTCtctgttttattttctccgtttttcctgttttttGGGTTGTGTAGAGGATCCAGCACGGACCATCGGAAGAAAATCCTCGGACTATTACCAGCGTCTGGTTCCCTCCTCtatcttctccttctcattCCCCCCTCGACTACCGGGATTTGTACCCCAGGTTGCCCACGTCTCATGTCACGTTTTCCCGTACTATCCAAGGGAATCTCCGTCTTCTCCGCACTCTTGTCCATTTGCTATGTTGTTGTGGGGGAATCGTCCTGCATGGCTTTCTCCGGGACTGGACTAGAACCTCTGGGGGGGATGCAATTGTTACACCATGCCACGAAGATCATGCAGGTCATCTTTTCCCCCACGCACacacatacacacacacacacaatCACACTCACTCcctctttctctctttctctttctctctcgTTATTTCATTTATGTCTCTCAGTTATCCATATAGGGGTGAATCTCCGCATTTAGTAGACAATGTTCCTAATTAACAGGTTCTTGTGCGTCTTGTATCCACCAGATGAATCTAGAGATGGGGTAATTGGTGGTCTATAATTAGACCACTGCATTCTAAAAGATACCAGTATAATGCATAGAGGCCCACCAACTGCAAAGTCACCTAACCTAACAGTCAAAACTACAATCACAACTGTAATTACGGCCATGACGACAACTATCCCCATTTCCGCAACCCTGGCCAACCGAGAAGCTCCTCCATATACATCATGTCTCTCCGTTGCGAACGGAAAAGTGTGTGTgtggggggggggggatAGAGGCAACCCACTTATCCTGGCTCCATTGTTTGGCTACTCACGAGATTTGCTATCCGCAACATCTGTGGGATGTCGGTGTTTCAAACGGCTCAACTCGTAGCTGGCTTGTTGGTGTCCTTCCTGTTCTCACTCTTGTTCTTACCCCtatttctccttctcattCACAAATTGCGTCAGTGGCATGTGAGCTACTCACTCACGTGCCATTACGTAAGAACAGCTTTGTTACgggtttctttttctttttctcttttcttctctttttttctctttttctttttctttttttttcttttttttctttttcttttttttctttttcttttttttttctcttttttttttcctcccGTCTAACTGTCCCATAATCAAGGCTGTGCATAACAGGGGGTGCGTTTGGGAGCTTTCTCTTGCCTCTTTCAGGCATGTTACCCACACGTGAATTTACTTTCCCAATGCAGAAAGTTTACCGGATAAACAACTTGTCTTGattattcaatttttcattatccAGCTCAGTGTACAATAGAGATATATAAAGACAAGTGTTtgtttcccattttcaaCTCGGCTTGTCCATTACTGCTGTCTTCCTTTGCCTTGACTTCACCGAAGACAGATTGAAATAGATTGGAGGAAAAATTGCACCCAATCATCTAATCATCTAATCATCTAATCATTGAATTATAATGGCAAAAGTTAACTATCCTGAAGAATTTGCAGGTTTTGCAATCGTTGATACAAACGAATGGAACAAACCCAAGTACATCACTTATAAGCCTAAGACGTTTGGTGATCATGacattgatattgaaatcGAATGCTGTGGTCTTTGTGGCTCTGATATCATGACAGCTAGAGGCGGTGAAGCAGGTTGGGGTCAAATCACTCTACCCCAAGTCGTTGGTCACGAAATTATCGGGAAAGTCATCAAAGTTGGTCCAAAAGTTACCTTGCATAGACTAGGCGATAGGGTCGGTTTGGGTGCTCAGGCTTTTGCTTGTTTAGACTGTAACAGATGTAAGCAAGACAATGAACAGTATTGTCCTCATGGTGTCACCACTTATGACGGTAAATATCCAGACGGTTATGTATCTCAGGGTGGCTATGCGTCCCACGTTAGAGCTCACGAACACTTGTGTTTCCCAATTCCTGAAAAATTACAATCAATCCATGCCGCTTCCCTCTGTTGTGCCGGCTTGACTGTCTTCTCCCCATTGAAGAGGTACATTCCTAAAGATTTACCAAATGGAGTCAAGGCCAAAGTGGCGATCGTTGGTCTTGGCGGTTTGGGCCACTTGGCTGTTCAACTATGTAAGGCATTGGGTGCTGAACCTTGGGTGTTCTCTCGTGGCAACTCCAAAAAGGAACAGGCTTTCAAACTTGGCGCTTCCGGATTTGTTGCCACTGGTGAAAAAGATTGGGAGAAACCTCTATTTGATCAGTTTGACCTGATATTGAATTGTGCAATTGGATTGTCTGGGTTAAACCTTGATGCTTTCATTTCGATTTTAAAAGTTGACGGAAGATTCTGTTCCGTTGGTTTACCTTCGGaaagtgaaaaatatgATGTTTCACCATTTACCTTCTTTAGCAATGGATCTTGTCTTTGCTCATCAGCTTTAGGTTCAAGAGAGGAGGCTCTGGAATTATTTGAACTGGCTGCTGAGAACAACATTGTTCCTTGGGTTGAGACAATTCCAATTTCAGAAAAGGGCTGTGAAGAAGCCCTCACTAGGGCTTGGGATGGTGATGTCAGATATAGATTTGTCTTTACCGAATTTGATAAAGCTTTCGGAACAGGATCTAGTTGAATGAGCTAAACCAACCcttatttttgtttctctattACGatcattttctctctcGATAGATAATTACTCCTAGAATTTAAAATACATTGCATACTGATAAATAGATATACGTATATTATCTTTTACTACTAGCACCACTACTACCCATTGGAAACCTATTCTGATTATGACCGTTCATATGAAATCGAGTATTATTGTCAAGTTTCCTATCATTACGTATAGTCATGCCAGTTTTAGTGGTTGCAACTATTGCATCAGATTTGTCAATATGGGACTTCCCATCTTCATAATCCTCCTCATCGCTTCCCGATGATGGTAATTCATTCCCTTGTAAATCTTCCCATGGATAAAATACACCACCAAAGTAAAAATGCTGGACAACCGGATGTTTTGATAGTACTTCACCATAATACATTCTAAGCGTACCTCTAGCAACTTTTTCCCAACTTCTTGTGGCTGATATTTCGTACAATATTGGTGAATGTTCGTTAAAGGGCCCTGTCTTGACTAGTTTAATAAATGATATTGcattaaaaaataaattcttAAGCcttaaatttttcaaagtttcgGGGTTCGTTGTCGAAGACGGAGTCACACCCATCCGGAAGTTCAGGATTTTGGCTCTTTCTTCGTTCatatcaaatttatcattACCTATTTCTTTAAAATTTACCAATTGGCAAGCTCCAAAAACATATATAAGATGGAAATGATCATCTAGCCCCCAGACTCCATGACTTCCCGCTGGTTCAAGCGTATACCGCAAAATTAAAGCTTTGATAAGATCATAGTATTTTGCAAGAACAAATAGCCATTCACTTCCTGTGAATTTCTCCCTATCAATAATGCCAATCATTGTAAGGCAACCTAAAAATGCAATGTAAGATAATTCATGACCGGTCCCGTAATCTAACCTTATATAAGAACCAAAGGATCCCATTATATAATAGCGTAGTTCATCTTTAAAACCGGTATAATTCAATGTGTGTATTAGTTTCCCTACTGTGTCATCCAAAATCCGATCAATTTCTAGGTCTACTTTCTTAAACCATTGTGAATACGCTAAATTCCCATATCTCTTGGGACCGTTTATTGGTGGTGTATCTGAcatgatatttttcaattcgTCTAATATCTGAACAATTGCCTGACTGACAAGACCTAGTGGTAACTCTTTTACAAATTTCGGAGGAAGTGAATAATTCTTCTGTTGATTCGTATTTGTAATATGGctattctttttctcaaattcaacataCTTTGATTCCAATGCATCATCTGGGACATTGGTTGCCGAAACTTTGGTACATATCAACGATACAATCCCATTTATATTTGCTATAGCTCTTGATTTCTGGAAAAATGGAATGTCAacacttgaaaaaatcttcttttcaGGTTTCTTCCACTTGATTGATAAATCTTTATCCAATGGGTTGAACAGTGGTAACATTGGGGTCTCAGTCATCTACTTGTATATTTCTCAGGCAATTACTAAGTGATCCCAAAACACAACCTCTTTATTAGTTTTATCTCTTTCACAATGAATTGTACTGTATTTTGTAACCTATAACTGTTGGAGGATCCCTGGGGAAGTTTAATTAGATACTCCACTATACTAGCTTTAATCAAAGTTCAATCTCGTTATGGTCCTTCAATAAATATAAGTGCGGCATTTTCGGCTGAACATAATTGCCGCACAGTTTACTAATTGGTGCTTAgaaaaatgttgatttttgatgagaaaaaacattaaaaaatgggaaacatttaagaaagaaaccatcaacttcaacagcTACCTGGTTACCCTCAGTAAACACATACTTTACATAGACGACATACTTGGAAATGGGATTACAGTGGTCAATCAAACCATTTTGTGCCTTATATGATGCAATCTCAGTGGATGattcaagtttgaaacaAGCATTAATCAATGAACTATCTGAAGATTTAGTATCGTTAATTGTCACGAAACCAAAAAATGAAGTATCTAGAAACAAATTACAAACCGGTGAAGTTACTTTTTCAGATGGATCTATTTATAAGTTGAATAAGGCGTTTATAGATGACTCGGTCCAGCTATCTACAGAATTGGAAATTGATGAGCTTGATGCAGCTGAATTATTATACCACGCATCAGGTGGCGAACTAGATAGTTTAGGTACGAGTTACCTAGACACGGCAATAGCTGCTTTCTACAATCGAAGAGATTATATACTTCAAATTATGGCATTTTTCTTATGCTCCAAAGAGTCTAATAACTCAATGGACGAAGCTTATAACTCATCTCTGGTTTCTAATTCGGATGGAAACAAATCAATAGCCActgaaatttcaaatgttCAAAACTTTGCCATCACTAGAATTCTTGGATCCTTTAAGTTGATCGAAAGGGAGTTGGAGTCCATTCATGAAGCTGTTAAcagaatgaaaatattggGTACATATCATGAAAATTCACCTAGTATGCAAAAATTAACATTCAGAAGGAATTCTCTGTTCAATGAATATCAGTTGTTAGGAGAAATTTTGCTTGGTTACGTTAATGcaaatttacaaaaagCATTTACAATGGACCATTTTATTCAATTGCTCGATCATGTCTCATTATTTGACCCGCAAGACATTTTTGCGTTGTGTTTTGTTCCTTCGTTATTATGCTACATATCTAAGTTGGATATATTGGATACTGCTACTGTCGAAAAACTACACTTAAAACTTATATCTtatgttgatgatcttGATAAATTATCAGAAAGCCCACTGAAATCGTTCATCATACTTGCTTTTTTGACTAGTTTCATCGAGTGGTGTAAGAAAGACCAAGCAAGAACTTCACggtttgaattttcaactG carries:
- a CDS encoding uncharacterized protein (PKUD0C00940; similar to Saccharomyces cerevisiae YIL153W (RRD1); ancestral locus Anc_5.709) — translated: MTETPMLPLFNPLDKDLSIKWKKPEKKIFSSVDIPFFQKSRAIANINGIVSLICTKVSATNVPDDALESKYVEFEKKNSHITNTNQQKNYSLPPKFVKELPLGLVSQAIVQILDELKNIMSDTPPINGPKRYGNLAYSQWFKKVDLEIDRILDDTVGKLIHTLNYTGFKDELRYYIMGSFGSYIRLDYGTGHELSYIAFLGCLTMIGIIDREKFTGSEWLFVLAKYYDLIKALILRYTLEPAGSHGVWGLDDHFHLIYVFGACQLVNFKEIGNDKFDMNEERAKILNFRMGVTPSSTTNPETLKNLRLKNLFFNAISFIKLVKTGPFNEHSPILYEISATRSWEKVARGTLRMYYGEVLSKHPVVQHFYFGGVFYPWEDLQGNELPSSGSDEEDYEDGKSHIDKSDAIVATTKTGMTIRNDRKLDNNTRFHMNGHNQNRFPMGSSGASSKR
- a CDS encoding uncharacterized protein (PKUD0C00930; similar to Saccharomyces cerevisiae YMR318C (ADH6)), with product MAKVNYPEEFAGFAIVDTNEWNKPKYITYKPKTFGDHDIDIEIECCGLCGSDIMTARGGEAGWGQITLPQVVGHEIIGKVIKVGPKVTLHRLGDRVGLGAQAFACLDCNRCKQDNEQYCPHGVTTYDGKYPDGYVSQGGYASHVRAHEHLCFPIPEKLQSIHAASLCCAGLTVFSPLKRYIPKDLPNGVKAKVAIVGLGGLGHLAVQLCKALGAEPWVFSRGNSKKEQAFKLGASGFVATGEKDWEKPLFDQFDLILNCAIGLSGLNLDAFISILKVDGRFCSVGLPSESEKYDVSPFTFFSNGSCLCSSALGSREEALELFELAAENNIVPWVETIPISEKGCEEALTRAWDGDVRYRFVFTEFDKAFGTGSS
- a CDS encoding uncharacterized protein (PKUD0C00910; similar to Saccharomyces cerevisiae YDR536W (STL1)); translation: MSNKSQSSSDEQGGSYFDDNKLDQQSNNQETPIPNEKNPDYVPLLPDLEEDHFPMTKYGILSDYSTLGLRGNKLQYAITFCCVVGFSLFGYDQGLMSGIITAPQFERTFPAVGGGTHHATVVQGAVTSCYELGCFFGALCAMYFGNKLGRKKLILFGCFVIVIGTFISIFPFRGHWALGHFVIARSLTGFGNGFNTATIPMYQSEVSEAKNRGLLVNLEGSMVAVGTFIAYWIDFGLSYANGSVSWRLPIALQIVFATVVFFFMIGLPESPRFLITKDKIEEARYVLAQLHDTSINDPDLLEEVILVRDANNRFSKGVSLKELFTPSKHQYLNRLLIGSSGQFFQQFTGCNAAIYYSTVLFENTVGLSRRLSLVLGGIFATVYALFTIPSFFLIERVGRRALFLTGAIGQGVSFIIAFACLVKDTKENAKGAAVGLFLFISFFAFTILPLPWVYPPEINSMRTRTMATSVSTCTNWLSNFAVVMFTPIFINRTKWGCYLFFAAINLLYVPIIFFFYPETAGRSLEEIDIIFAKAFVEKKPAFIVAQQLPKLSNKEIEREGIELGLYEDENDFSEWGYETDAITKRRPVHSRQNTQQTLRTVPASTTTPAAEV
- a CDS encoding uncharacterized protein (PKUD0C00920), with the translated sequence MRVGLREGSLQYCRLRNSAVTYAPRQKWEKKEKTKSRDRWSYVWLTSCATAIGNSSTPGEGGGRRGREEGFFLGFPLSPISPLSPISPISPISPISPISLFYFLRFSCFLGCVEDPARTIGRKSSDYYQRLVPSSIFSFSFPPRLPGFVPQVAHVSCHVFPYYPRESPSSPHSCPFAMLLWGNRPAWLSPGLD